The genomic stretch TATACACTGGGTTGGGCAGTAGTCGCCTATAGCGCAAAAGAGTTTTGATTATGTGCAGATATTTTTTTTTGACAATGATTTGTTTGACGGTCAATCCAAGGTGGGTCTTTGGCCAAGAGAAATCAAAGGAACGTTATGGCCCTGATTCTTTATTGGCGAAGACCGAAAAGCGTATCAAAGAAAAGTTTCCCGGTACACGACTATTGAATTTTGAATATGGACAAAGCTTGGACAGGCAATTTGAATCCGAATTGTTTGGGGAGCATTTTCAGGAGGGTGAGGTCAGGTTCCAACAAAATTTTCAGGCCACGGCCAATCTTCCTTTCTATGCCTCACAACGTTGGTATCTCATGGGATCATTCAACTATCGGTACACGGCATTCGAATTGGATAACATGGTCGTTGAGGGGGTGGAGGATGCCGATCAAAATGGCGGTATCAAATTTCATTATTTTTCAACTACGCTCAGGTCGATGTTTTATGGTTGTCTTTTTAATAGGCCGGTCATCTATAATGCAAATCTGCTCATCGATGGGAATGAAAATGGATTGGAACGGATGAAAGGTATGCTGGGACTATCGTTTGTACTCAAACAAACCAAGCGCGTCACCATGACTTTAGGGGCAGTTGTATTTGTTGATCCCACCTCCCAAATTCCTTTTTTTCCCGCCTTTTCCTATAATTATCACTTTAGGAATCCAGCATGGGAGCTTGATTTTATTTTGCCCCAACGTTTATTGTTGCGAAGGTATATTGGTGAAAATGACCGTTTATCCGTGGGGAGTACTTTTGGCTCGACTGGATTTTATGTCAACATGGATCACCCTGATTATGCCAATGTTTATGAATATGGCCAATTGGAAATAAGGTCGGGCATAACCTATGAACACCGTTTCAATGATTACCTGATCAGTACCTTTAAGGCGGGTGTTCTGCATTTTATCGGCAATCGTTTGACCGAAAAGGGAGAGCCTACAGGGGATTTTATATATAAGAATGAGCAAAGGCCCACTGGATTTTTTCAAATAGGAATCTCCATTGATCCATTTTTGGCAAACAAGGATTAGGGATAAACCTTTTTACTTGAATAAAACTGACTATATTAGGGAAAGGGAAGTTGTGTGTTCATATGGCTTTAAACAAGCAAAACCTTCCTTGTGATCCATAGGTAAAATACATGTAAAATGATAGTAAAAAAGATTTTGAAATGGGTATTGATCGTCATTCTGGCTTTGGTATTGACTGTGGTTGCCATTACCTTGCTTACACCGGTTCCCAAAAATCCGGACCTGGACCTTGCACTTTTACGACAGGAAGTGGAACAGCCCTATCACTTGCTTGAAACCAGTGACGGCGAAACGCTATTTGTCCGAAGGTGGGACCCAGTGGACAGTTTGACCAAAAAAGGTGTTGCCGTACTCATTTTACATGGGATTACAGCGCATAGCAAGGCCTATGATTTTATGGCCAAACCTATATCCAATGCAGGTTACACCACATTTGGATTGGATTATCGAGGACATGGTCTCTCCGGAGGCCCCCGGGGGGATAGCCCCGGTAAGGAGCGGTCCAAGGCCGACTACCTTGAAACCGTGCAGTTTATTAAAGAACTGGGGTATTCTAAAATCATTGTGATTGGGCATAGTTTTGGGGTTGCTTCTGCCATCTTCTTGGCCAAACTTGCACCTGATCAATTGGATGGACTGGTACTGCTTTCGGGAGCATATGAGGGTAAGTTGCCACCAAGGGAGTTCAATTGGTTCGAAAAACTTACCATAATTACGAATTCTGTTATTCGACCCAGTACGGCCGTCATCGCTTATGAGCGTGATGGAATGGAAAAACGGGAAGATCCTCTTTTTAACTATGTGTATACATTACGCTTTGCCACCATGTTGGATGATCAGAGCGAACTGGTTTTTCAGGATGAGCCTCCGATGCCGGTATTGGTAGGTGTTGGAGATCGGGATGAATTGTTCACTGTGGATGCCGTTCGGGAACTGTACAATGGTATACCCGGTGATAACAAGGAATTTTGGGTCATCGAGAATGCCCTACATGCCACTTTTCCACCTTCCTGCTGGAATGAGCTCGTGGATTGGTTGGATCGTCAGCATTTTGATAGTGCCCCCATGTAGTTGGAACTGGATATGTATTATATGGTCTTAATTTTTTAGGGCGCGTGAAGCCTTAAGATAGAAAAAGGCAGCCAAAAGATGGGCAATAAGACAAGTGCTCAAGGCCCAACGCAAGGATTCATCTCCCATGGAAGGGTGCCATAAATCGCTGAGCACCCCCGTTATCAGAGGGCCACATCCAAGTCCAATGATGTTGATGATAAAAAAAAGGACGGCAGAGGCAAAGGCCCGCATCCGTACGCCAACAATGCTATGGGTCATGGCAATACATGGAGCCAGATACATGGAAATGGAGAACACGGGAAGGGCAAAAGAAACTAGTGCAAGCCATGACTGATTACTGAACAAGGTAAGCGCTGTAAAAGGTATAGCGGACAAAATGCCGATGGCGGGAAGAATCATATACCACTTTTCATTGTTTCTCCCCAGTCTATCGGACAGATACCCTCCAAAAAAATAACCAAGACCACCGCCAATTCCAAAAAGCAGGGACAGCCAGGTGCCTATCTCACCACTTCCCATATGATGAATCCTGTTCAAGAAAGGGGGAAGCCAAGAATTGAGCGTGTACAAGGTATACGTGGATAAGCTGGCCCCTAGGGCAAGGTATCTAAAGGCAGTACTGTTCCAAAGCATTTTGACGACCGTCCCAATGTCAGGACTATCCTCCTTGATTTCCTTGTTATCAGAAAGTCCCCTTGGTGGTTCTTTGACAGTAAATCGTAGCAACAGCGCAAGCAAAATTCCAGGTAACCCTATGGCCAAAAATGCAGTTCGCCAACCAAAATATTCATTGATCCAGCCACCGCCCAGAAAGCCAACAAGAATCCCTATGGATATTCCCATTGAATAAATGGCCATGGCCGTACCTCTTTTTTCACGTGGA from Flagellimonas oceani encodes the following:
- a CDS encoding alpha/beta hydrolase produces the protein MIVKKILKWVLIVILALVLTVVAITLLTPVPKNPDLDLALLRQEVEQPYHLLETSDGETLFVRRWDPVDSLTKKGVAVLILHGITAHSKAYDFMAKPISNAGYTTFGLDYRGHGLSGGPRGDSPGKERSKADYLETVQFIKELGYSKIIVIGHSFGVASAIFLAKLAPDQLDGLVLLSGAYEGKLPPREFNWFEKLTIITNSVIRPSTAVIAYERDGMEKREDPLFNYVYTLRFATMLDDQSELVFQDEPPMPVLVGVGDRDELFTVDAVRELYNGIPGDNKEFWVIENALHATFPPSCWNELVDWLDRQHFDSAPM
- a CDS encoding spinster family MFS transporter; this translates as MKTDDSIFTPKYRAYTLFVLTAVYVFSFIDRQILVILQESIKEELSLSDTQLGLMSGFSFALFYVSFGLPIARLADKGNRRNIIALSLLIWSAMTALSGRASNFVHLLLARFGVGIGEAGCSPPAHSIISDLYPREKRGTAMAIYSMGISIGILVGFLGGGWINEYFGWRTAFLAIGLPGILLALLLRFTVKEPPRGLSDNKEIKEDSPDIGTVVKMLWNSTAFRYLALGASLSTYTLYTLNSWLPPFLNRIHHMGSGEIGTWLSLLFGIGGGLGYFFGGYLSDRLGRNNEKWYMILPAIGILSAIPFTALTLFSNQSWLALVSFALPVFSISMYLAPCIAMTHSIVGVRMRAFASAVLFFIINIIGLGCGPLITGVLSDLWHPSMGDESLRWALSTCLIAHLLAAFFYLKASRALKN